One genomic window of Caldisericota bacterium includes the following:
- a CDS encoding bis-aminopropyl spermidine synthase family protein: MDRTEEQLLRTLLKSSKSLWELINHQDGDIKHTIETLNKFKNNDLIRSDEDRIALTEKGIVLAREYMISPERDFTCSYCEGTGYVASNLFSAATNKFKEVFKERPRAIADFDQGIVPPEVSMRRAEFVYQRGDLENKRIFFLGDDDLTSIAMALTGLPDEICVVEIDSRIVDYINSIADKMFLNVKAEFFDARKPLRKELYGKFDTFLTDPVETVPGIRLFVSRCVAALQGKGSAGYFGLSHYESSLKKWFGVEKDLLNTNLVITDVVRDFNKYLLVGERIIEKGFRVVKEAPFKVKAPNYPWYRSTFFRVELVDKPHLLITEEVEWERELYFDEDTYVALP, from the coding sequence GTGGATAGAACAGAAGAACAACTTTTACGTACTTTGCTTAAATCAAGCAAATCACTCTGGGAATTAATCAATCATCAGGATGGGGATATCAAGCATACAATTGAGACACTGAATAAATTTAAAAACAATGACCTGATTAGGTCTGATGAAGACAGGATTGCTCTTACAGAGAAAGGGATTGTATTAGCACGCGAATACATGATTTCCCCTGAGAGAGATTTTACTTGTTCTTATTGCGAAGGCACAGGTTATGTGGCAAGCAATCTGTTTAGCGCTGCTACTAACAAATTTAAAGAAGTATTTAAAGAAAGGCCCAGAGCAATTGCGGATTTTGATCAAGGGATTGTTCCGCCGGAGGTTTCTATGAGACGTGCAGAATTTGTTTACCAGAGGGGAGATCTTGAGAACAAAAGGATTTTTTTTCTTGGAGACGATGATCTTACCAGCATTGCAATGGCATTAACCGGTCTTCCCGATGAAATATGTGTTGTAGAAATTGATAGCCGTATTGTGGATTATATAAATAGCATAGCTGACAAAATGTTTTTGAATGTTAAGGCCGAGTTTTTTGATGCAAGAAAGCCCTTGCGAAAAGAACTCTACGGCAAATTTGATACTTTTCTCACTGATCCTGTGGAAACCGTTCCAGGGATAAGGCTTTTTGTATCACGTTGCGTTGCAGCACTTCAAGGCAAAGGCAGTGCTGGCTATTTTGGTCTGAGCCATTATGAATCTTCTCTTAAAAAGTGGTTCGGCGTTGAGAAGGATTTGCTAAATACAAATCTCGTTATCACTGATGTTGTCCGTGATTTTAATAAATATTTGCTTGTTGGCGAGAGAATTATCGAAAAAGGATTCAGGGTGGTAAAAGAAGCGCCTTTCAAGGTAAAAGCGCCTAATTATCCCTGGTATCGATCTACATTTTTTAGAGTGGAACTTGTCGATAAACCCCACCTTTTAATCACAGAAGAGGTGGAGTGGGAACGTGAACTTTATTTTGATGAAGACACATACGTAGCTCTTCCATAG
- the acpS gene encoding holo-ACP synthase: protein MEIKGIGIDIISIKRMKEMVAKYGDRFLNRIFTEKEINNFQNNKNSIENFAGRFAAKEAVIKATKKHLSAKDIEILRRKDGEPFVAGKENILVSISHEREYAIAMAIIREDGHESCIG, encoded by the coding sequence ATGGAGATAAAGGGAATCGGAATAGATATTATAAGTATAAAAAGGATGAAAGAAATGGTAGCAAAATACGGAGACCGTTTCTTAAATAGGATATTTACTGAAAAAGAAATTAATAATTTTCAAAACAATAAAAATAGTATAGAAAATTTTGCCGGAAGATTCGCCGCAAAAGAGGCAGTTATAAAAGCAACTAAGAAACATCTGTCGGCAAAGGATATAGAAATTTTAAGAAGAAAGGATGGAGAGCCGTTTGTTGCCGGCAAAGAAAATATTCTTGTATCAATTTCGCATGAACGAGAATATGCCATAGCAATGGCTATCATAAGGGAGGATGGACATGAAAGTTGCATCGGTTGA
- a CDS encoding NAD(P)H-hydrate dehydratase produces MKVASVDEITNLDKNAEKKFGISQEILMENAGNAVFHVIENEIGMREKRFVIFAGPGNNGGDGFVVARKLSSTGAKVSLFFIGDKNKLKGAAKKNYTRLNGFPIEQYNIEFFDRIVETSIEKSDVIIDAIFGTGLSRKISGIHKEILQGINLSNKTVISIDIPSGINGDGGEVMGLAVKADYTVTFGLPKRGHFLYPGAEHTGKLYVSHISYPPSLYENPEINVQLNTPVELPTRKKDTHKGSYGKALFIAGSKNYLGAPMFCSYAFLKSGGGLSYLATPKSIAPFIAMKASEVIMMPAQETKEQSISMQNLDNLLKLSEQMDIVAIGSGVTLEKETKKFVKEFVKQVGKPIIIDGDGLTAISEEIKILKKRKAETIITPHMGEFEKITKRKINEIKKNRIKILQESAQELNTTIILKGAFTLIGMKDGKIFINLSGNPGMATAGSGDVLTGTIAAMYGLKLPVESASRTGVFIHGISGDLKAKEKGIDGITATDILEGLPGAIKYYKENYKTIKETNYERIYLI; encoded by the coding sequence ATGAAAGTTGCATCGGTTGATGAAATAACAAATCTCGACAAAAATGCAGAGAAAAAATTTGGCATTTCACAGGAAATTTTGATGGAAAACGCTGGAAACGCAGTTTTTCACGTCATTGAAAACGAGATAGGCATGAGAGAAAAAAGATTTGTTATATTTGCCGGTCCCGGCAATAACGGAGGAGATGGCTTTGTAGTAGCAAGAAAGCTTTCATCAACAGGAGCAAAAGTATCTCTCTTTTTTATAGGAGACAAAAACAAATTAAAAGGGGCAGCAAAGAAAAATTATACCCGATTAAACGGATTCCCCATTGAACAATACAATATAGAGTTCTTTGACAGAATTGTAGAAACCAGTATAGAGAAGTCAGATGTAATAATAGATGCCATATTCGGGACAGGTCTGTCAAGAAAAATTAGCGGAATACACAAAGAAATCCTTCAGGGAATCAATCTCAGCAATAAAACGGTTATAAGCATTGACATACCATCCGGCATTAATGGCGACGGAGGCGAAGTGATGGGTCTCGCAGTAAAAGCAGATTACACTGTTACCTTTGGTCTGCCAAAAAGAGGGCACTTTCTCTATCCCGGAGCAGAACATACTGGAAAACTGTATGTTTCTCACATATCATATCCTCCGTCGCTATATGAAAATCCAGAAATAAACGTTCAGCTGAACACGCCAGTAGAACTTCCGACAAGGAAAAAAGACACACACAAAGGGAGCTATGGAAAAGCGCTGTTTATAGCGGGCAGTAAAAATTATCTTGGCGCGCCAATGTTTTGCTCATACGCATTCCTCAAATCAGGCGGTGGGTTATCGTATCTTGCAACGCCTAAAAGCATCGCACCGTTTATTGCAATGAAGGCAAGCGAAGTAATAATGATGCCTGCTCAGGAAACTAAAGAACAATCTATTTCAATGCAAAATCTTGATAATCTTCTAAAGCTATCCGAGCAAATGGACATTGTAGCTATTGGCTCCGGCGTAACTCTTGAAAAAGAAACAAAAAAATTTGTAAAAGAATTTGTGAAACAAGTAGGTAAACCAATCATTATTGACGGAGACGGATTAACGGCTATTTCAGAAGAGATAAAAATACTCAAAAAAAGAAAAGCGGAAACTATTATTACACCTCATATGGGAGAGTTTGAAAAAATCACAAAAAGAAAGATAAATGAAATAAAGAAAAACCGCATCAAAATTCTTCAAGAAAGTGCACAAGAACTCAATACAACAATCATTTTGAAAGGAGCATTCACATTAATAGGCATGAAAGACGGTAAAATTTTTATCAATCTGTCTGGAAACCCAGGGATGGCCACAGCAGGAAGCGGAGATGTCTTAACTGGCACGATTGCTGCAATGTACGGACTTAAACTACCCGTAGAAAGTGCATCAAGAACCGGCGTATTCATACATGGAATCTCGGGGGACTTAAAAGCAAAAGAAAAAGGAATAGACGGAATAACAGCAACGGATATTTTAGAAGGGTTGCCAGGTGCAATAAAATACTATAAAGAAAATTATAAAACAATAAAGGAAACAAACTATGAAAGAATATATCTTATTTGA